The nucleotide window AACATGATGAAACCAAAGAATAAGATTTTCCGGGCAGGTTGAGATATTTCCATACCTTTCATTCAGTGGTGGAAAATACTGTGAAACAGCATTACTTCCTGTTTTTGTCCTGTTGAAACCTACTCCTTTAGCATCAGCCTGATGGTAATAGACAGGTGACCAATCCGGTCTTCCGCCTTTATAATCGCCCCACGGTTCAGGCCCGTAATGATGTCCTCCTGCAAAGATATGGTGCAATCCTAAAGGCATCATATAATCCACAGCGGTTTCTCTGGAAGAAAGCATGATCTCTTTTACCGGATTCAGAAAGTTCTGATCGTATGTGAAGGTCATTTTAATCCATTCATCGGCAATCTGTTCTGAGCTCAACTGATGGTTCCATGCTAATCTGCCAAATGCATACCAGTTGGCCTGTGCAAAATGATGCCCGGTCCAGTTGGTATCTTCCCCGATATTGGCAACGGCTGAAATGGCTGAAATTTTTGAGGGTCTTAAAGTACCGTCTGTTATTTTAGCAATCGTAGAACCCTGGCCGTCAGAATAGGTGTCGTTATCCAGTGTTTCCTTGAATAATGGAGCCAGAAAAACAAGATGATTTGAAAAGCCCAGATATTCCTGAGTGATCTGAAATTCTACCATTTCGGAAGTTTTTCTTAAAGCTCCGAAAAGTGGATTAAACGCTTCACGAGGCTGGAAATCAACAGGTCCGTTTTTAATCTGAATAATCACGTTATCCCTGAATTTACCGTCCAGAGGAACAAATTCAAGATAAGCCTGTTTGGCTCTGTCGTCTTTGCTCGGACTGTAGACAAAGGCTCTCCACATCACGATCCCGTTGTAAGGTTTCAAGGCATCGGCCATCATATTGGCTCCGTCTGCATGGGTTCTTCCGTAATCCTGAGGACCGGGCTGTCCTTCGGAATTGGCTTTCACCAAAAACCCGCCGAAATCGGGAATTAACTTGTAAATTTCAGCTGCTTTATCTTTCCACCACTTCTGTACATCTTTATTCAACGGATCTGAATTTTGTAATCCGCCCAGCACTTTAGGTGAAGAAAAATTCACGGAAAGATATACCTTGATGCCATAAGGCCTGAAAATATCGGCCAGAACCTTTACTTTTTTAAGATAATCTTCCCTAAGCATATTGGGCGATGCATTC belongs to Chryseobacterium gleum and includes:
- a CDS encoding alpha-glucuronidase, producing MRYLRLNILFFLIFPLLVFAEDGSQLWLRFPAKNGISADKIISKGNSPTLNIARKELSGYWQGQAVELRTENKEKNLKDGYKIVSTPEKIVISAGKEIGLLYGVYHILRLQQTKADLSHLNTIEKPSYDVRILNHWDNLDGSIERGYAGRSLWKWEDLPGKISPRYEEYARANASVGINSVVLNNVNASPNMLREDYLKKVKVLADIFRPYGIKVYLSVNFSSPKVLGGLQNSDPLNKDVQKWWKDKAAEIYKLIPDFGGFLVKANSEGQPGPQDYGRTHADGANMMADALKPYNGIVMWRAFVYSPSKDDRAKQAYLEFVPLDGKFRDNVIIQIKNGPVDFQPREAFNPLFGALRKTSEMVEFQITQEYLGFSNHLVFLAPLFKETLDNDTYSDGQGSTIAKITDGTLRPSKISAISAVANIGEDTNWTGHHFAQANWYAFGRLAWNHQLSSEQIADEWIKMTFTYDQNFLNPVKEIMLSSRETAVDYMMPLGLHHIFAGGHHYGPEPWGDYKGGRPDWSPVYYHQADAKGVGFNRTKTGSNAVSQYFPPLNERYGNISTCPENLILWFHHVPWDYTMKDGKSLWDELCYTYDSGVKKVRDYQKTWDRMEPYIDKQRFTDVQSKLKIQSKDAVWWKDACLLYFQTFSKKPIPYDIERPVHELEDLKKIKLNMGHHN